From Pseudomonas sp. FP2335, the proteins below share one genomic window:
- the tssC gene encoding type VI secretion system contractile sheath large subunit, translated as MTDNTAREGSQILGATEEASEFANLLLQEFKPKTERAREAVETAVRTLAEQALAQTDLVSNDAIKSIESIIAAIDAKLTAQVNQIIHHQDFQQLESAWRGLHYLVNNTESDEQLKIRVLNISKPDLHKTLKKFKGTAWDQSPIFKKMYEEEYGQFGGEPYGCLVGDYYFDQSPPDVELLGELSKVCAAMHSPFIAAASPTVMGMGSWQELSNPRDLTKIFTTPEYAGWRSLRESEDARYIGLTMPRFLARLPYGAKTDPVEAFAFEENTDGADSSKYTWANAAYAMAVNINRSFKHYGWCSRIRGVESGGEVENLPAHTFPTDDGGVDMKCPTEIAISDRREAELAKNGFMPLLHKKNTDFAAFIGAQSLQKPAEYDDPDATANANLAARLPYLFATCRFAHYLKCIVRDKIGSFKEKDEMQRWLQDWILNYVDGDPAHSTETTKAQHPLAAAEVIVEEVEGNPGYYNSKFYLRPHYQLEGLTVSLRLVSKLPSAKSA; from the coding sequence ATGACTGACAATACCGCCCGCGAAGGCTCCCAGATCCTGGGCGCCACCGAAGAAGCCAGCGAGTTCGCGAACCTGCTGCTGCAAGAGTTCAAGCCCAAGACCGAGCGTGCCCGCGAAGCCGTGGAAACCGCCGTGCGTACCCTGGCAGAACAGGCCCTGGCGCAGACTGACCTGGTGTCCAACGACGCGATCAAGTCGATTGAATCGATCATCGCCGCCATCGACGCCAAGCTCACCGCTCAGGTCAACCAGATCATCCACCACCAGGATTTCCAGCAGCTGGAAAGCGCCTGGCGCGGCCTGCACTATCTGGTCAACAACACCGAGAGCGATGAGCAGCTCAAGATCCGCGTGCTCAACATCTCCAAGCCGGACCTGCACAAGACCCTGAAGAAATTCAAGGGCACCGCGTGGGACCAGAGCCCGATCTTCAAGAAGATGTACGAAGAAGAATACGGCCAGTTCGGCGGCGAACCGTACGGCTGCCTGGTGGGCGACTACTACTTCGACCAGTCGCCGCCGGATGTCGAGCTGCTGGGCGAGCTGTCGAAAGTCTGCGCCGCGATGCACTCGCCGTTCATCGCCGCCGCTTCGCCGACCGTGATGGGCATGGGCTCGTGGCAGGAACTGTCGAACCCGCGCGACCTGACCAAGATCTTCACCACCCCGGAATACGCCGGCTGGCGCTCCCTGCGTGAATCGGAAGATGCGCGCTACATCGGCCTGACCATGCCGCGCTTCCTGGCGCGCCTGCCATACGGCGCCAAGACCGACCCGGTGGAAGCCTTCGCCTTCGAAGAAAACACCGACGGCGCCGACAGCTCCAAGTACACCTGGGCCAACGCCGCCTACGCGATGGCGGTGAACATCAACCGTTCGTTCAAGCACTACGGCTGGTGCTCGCGCATCCGTGGCGTGGAATCCGGCGGTGAAGTGGAAAACCTGCCAGCCCACACGTTCCCGACCGATGACGGTGGCGTGGACATGAAGTGCCCGACCGAAATCGCCATCAGCGACCGCCGCGAAGCGGAACTGGCGAAGAACGGTTTCATGCCGCTGCTGCACAAGAAAAACACCGACTTTGCCGCCTTCATCGGCGCGCAATCGTTGCAGAAACCGGCCGAATACGACGACCCGGACGCCACCGCCAACGCCAACCTGGCCGCGCGCCTGCCGTACCTGTTCGCCACGTGCCGCTTCGCCCACTACTTGAAGTGCATCGTGCGCGACAAGATCGGCTCCTTCAAAGAGAAGGACGAGATGCAGCGCTGGTTGCAGGACTGGATCCTGAACTACGTGGACGGTGACCCGGCCCACTCCACCGAAACCACCAAGGCCCAGCACCCGTTGGCCGCCGCCGAAGTGATCGTGGAAGAAGTGGAAGGCAACCCGGGTTACTACAACTCCAAGTTCTATCTGCGCCCGCACTATCAACTGGAAGGGCTGACCGTGTCGCTGCGTCTGGTATCGAAGCTGCCTTCGGCAAAATCCGCCTAA
- a CDS encoding type VI secretion system tube protein Hcp — MAVDIFIKIGDIKGESMDKAHKDEIDVLNWSWGMAQSGNMHVGGGGGAGKVNIQDLSLTKYVDKASPNLMMHCASGKHIDKVKLTVRKAGGESQVEYMVINLEEVLVTSLSTGGSGSDDRLTENVTLNFAQVMVDYQPQKADGTKDGGAIKFGWNIRSNTKR; from the coding sequence ATGGCTGTTGATATTTTCATCAAGATCGGCGACATCAAGGGCGAGTCCATGGACAAGGCCCACAAGGACGAAATCGACGTGCTGAACTGGAGCTGGGGCATGGCCCAGTCCGGCAACATGCACGTTGGCGGTGGCGGCGGCGCGGGCAAGGTGAATATCCAGGACCTGTCGCTGACCAAGTACGTCGACAAGGCTTCGCCGAACCTGATGATGCACTGCGCCAGCGGCAAGCACATCGACAAGGTCAAGCTGACCGTGCGCAAGGCCGGTGGTGAAAGCCAGGTCGAGTACATGGTGATCAACCTGGAAGAAGTGCTGGTCACGTCCCTGAGCACTGGCGGTTCGGGCTCCGATGATCGCCTGACCGAGAACGTCACCCTGAACTTCGCCCAAGTGATGGTCGACTACCAGCCGCAGAAAGCCGACGGCACCAAAGACGGCGGCGCGATCAAGTTTGGCTGGAACATCCGTTCCAACACCAAGCGCTGA
- the tssE gene encoding type VI secretion system baseplate subunit TssE has product MVTEIASRDRLQPSLLDRLTDDDPTNPKESADKRVLSLTQLKASVLRDLAWLLNTTSLLDADATLHTPAGTSVVNYGLPALAGNSVSGVDIKALEALIYQAIATFEPRILRHTLRVKARVGHGEMNHNALSFEIEGDLWAQPVPLRLLLQTDLDLESGHVRVVNADQRRRP; this is encoded by the coding sequence GTGGTAACTGAAATCGCTTCCCGCGACCGTCTGCAACCGTCCCTGCTGGACAGGTTGACCGACGACGACCCAACCAACCCCAAGGAAAGCGCCGACAAACGCGTGCTGTCCCTGACCCAATTGAAAGCCTCGGTTTTGCGTGACCTGGCGTGGCTGCTCAACACCACGTCGTTGCTCGATGCCGATGCCACGCTGCACACCCCGGCCGGTACGTCGGTGGTCAACTACGGCCTGCCGGCATTGGCTGGCAACAGTGTTTCCGGCGTCGACATCAAGGCTCTGGAAGCCTTGATCTACCAGGCGATCGCCACCTTCGAGCCACGCATTCTGCGCCACACCCTGCGCGTCAAAGCCCGCGTCGGCCACGGCGAGATGAACCACAACGCGCTGAGTTTCGAGATCGAAGGCGACCTGTGGGCGCAGCCGGTGCCGTTGCGCCTGTTGCTGCAAACCGACCTCGACCTGGAATCCGGCCACGTGCGCGTGGTGAATGCCGACCAGCGGAGACGCCCATGA
- the tssF gene encoding type VI secretion system baseplate subunit TssF yields MNPRLLELYNQELHHVRESAAEFAKEYPKIASRLTLSGMDCADPYVERLLEGFAYLTARVQLKLDAEYPTFTHNLLEIAYPHYLAPTPSMTVVQLQTDPDEGSLASGFPLPRDTVLRAALGRETQTCCEYRTAHPVTSWPLQVANAEYFGNPAAVLGRLAASEPKAKAGLRLTLRTGAELPFNNLDLDTLPLYLSGADEQPFRLYEQLLGNACAVFARKPGGDWVERLPQDALRSRGFDDADAAMPVVARAFQGYRLLQEYFALPHRFLFVEFAELGRAVKRCDGQELELIVLFDRHEPSLEGSVGAAQFLPFCTPAINLFPKRVDRIHLSDRVNEHHVIADRTRPMDFEIHSLSGLTGHGTGPEQPFLPFYAVRDPSRYGRDQAYYTVRREPRVLSSDQRRNGPRSTYVGSETFVSLVDSRQAPYGHDLRQLGVTALCTNRDLPLFMSVGNGKTDFTLADSAPVLAVRCVAGPSRPRASHAHDAKAWRLISQLSLNYLSLSEQGQGAGALRELLRLYGDSNDAALQLQIEGLREVSSKAVTRRLPMPGPIVFGRGLEITLEFDENAFRGTGVFLLGAVLERFLARYVSINSFTETVIRTTERGEIMRWKAKPGRRPTL; encoded by the coding sequence ATGAACCCGCGCCTGCTGGAGTTGTACAACCAGGAACTGCACCACGTGCGCGAAAGCGCCGCCGAGTTCGCCAAGGAATACCCAAAGATCGCCAGTCGGCTGACCCTGTCCGGCATGGACTGCGCCGACCCGTACGTCGAACGCTTGCTCGAAGGCTTTGCCTACCTGACCGCCCGCGTGCAGCTCAAGCTCGACGCCGAGTACCCGACCTTCACCCACAACCTGCTGGAAATCGCCTACCCGCACTACCTGGCGCCGACGCCGTCGATGACCGTGGTGCAATTGCAGACCGACCCGGACGAAGGCTCGCTGGCCAGCGGCTTCCCGCTGCCCCGCGACACCGTCCTGCGCGCCGCATTGGGCCGCGAAACCCAGACCTGCTGCGAGTACCGCACCGCGCACCCGGTGACGTCGTGGCCATTGCAGGTGGCCAATGCCGAATACTTCGGCAACCCCGCCGCCGTGCTCGGGCGCCTGGCCGCCAGCGAGCCGAAAGCCAAGGCCGGCCTGCGCCTGACCTTGCGCACCGGCGCCGAATTGCCGTTCAACAACCTCGACCTCGACACCTTGCCGCTGTACCTCAGTGGCGCCGATGAGCAACCGTTCCGCCTTTACGAGCAACTGCTGGGCAACGCCTGCGCGGTATTTGCGCGCAAGCCCGGCGGCGATTGGGTCGAACGCCTGCCGCAGGACGCGTTGCGCTCCCGGGGCTTTGACGACGCCGACGCCGCCATGCCGGTGGTGGCGCGCGCGTTCCAGGGCTATCGCCTGTTGCAGGAATACTTCGCCCTGCCCCACCGTTTCCTGTTCGTCGAATTCGCCGAGCTGGGCCGTGCGGTCAAACGCTGCGACGGCCAGGAGCTGGAGTTGATCGTGCTGTTCGACCGCCACGAGCCGAGCCTGGAAGGCAGCGTCGGCGCGGCGCAGTTCCTGCCGTTCTGCACGCCGGCAATCAACCTGTTTCCCAAGCGCGTGGACCGTATCCACCTGTCCGACCGCGTCAACGAACACCATGTGATCGCCGACCGTACGCGGCCGATGGATTTCGAGATTCACTCGCTCAGCGGCCTGACGGGCCATGGCACCGGGCCGGAACAGCCGTTCTTGCCGTTCTACGCGGTGCGCGATCCGTCGCGTTACGGCCGCGACCAGGCGTATTACACGGTGCGCCGCGAGCCACGGGTGCTGTCCAGCGACCAGCGTCGCAACGGGCCGCGCTCGACCTATGTGGGCAGCGAAACCTTTGTCAGCCTGGTCGACAGCCGCCAAGCGCCGTACGGCCACGACCTGCGCCAACTCGGCGTGACCGCCCTGTGCACCAACCGCGACCTGCCGTTGTTCATGAGCGTGGGCAACGGCAAGACCGACTTCACCCTGGCCGACAGCGCCCCGGTGCTGGCCGTGCGTTGCGTCGCCGGCCCGAGCCGCCCACGGGCCAGCCATGCGCATGACGCCAAGGCCTGGCGCCTGATCAGCCAGCTCTCGCTCAATTACCTTTCCTTAAGCGAACAGGGCCAGGGGGCCGGCGCCTTGCGCGAACTGCTGCGCCTGTACGGCGACAGCAACGACGCCGCGCTGCAATTGCAGATCGAAGGCCTGCGCGAGGTCAGCAGCAAAGCCGTGACCCGGCGCCTGCCGATGCCCGGCCCGATTGTGTTTGGCCGCGGCCTGGAGATCACCCTGGAGTTCGACGAAAACGCGTTTCGCGGCACCGGCGTGTTCCTGCTTGGTGCGGTGCTGGAACGCTTCCTGGCGCGCTACGTGTCGATCAACAGCTTTACCGAGACGGTGATCCGCACCACGGAGCGCGGCGAGATCATGCGCTGGAAAGCCAAGCCCGGGCGGCGGCCAACCCTGTGA
- the tssG gene encoding type VI secretion system baseplate subunit TssG, with translation MESQARAAANPVKTLDAMHQEPWEYDFFQALRRIECESPELPRLGHSLRLADDPLRLGQRADCTFAPATLASVDPGGDGKPARLEQFFFGLGGPNGPLPLHITEYVRERQRNNADSTSKQFLDVFHHRLLSLFYRAWAEARPTVSHDRPHDDYWSARLAALSGRGMPSLLDQGLIPDTAKLHYSGHLSAQTRYPDGLKAILGEYFGLPVTIEEYVGQWLELPERSRVGVSANRLGVDFCLGSHVWDRQHKFRIRLGPLSLDDYMGMLPGQQPFNELVAWVAEYLGHELDWDLNLVLQQPEVPALQLNGRFRLGFNTWLGKPEQDANDLILARHYADHATTSRNPEHG, from the coding sequence CTGGAAAGCCAAGCCCGGGCGGCGGCCAACCCTGTGAAGACCCTGGATGCGATGCATCAGGAACCCTGGGAATACGATTTTTTCCAGGCGCTGCGGCGTATCGAGTGCGAATCGCCAGAGTTGCCGCGCCTGGGCCATTCCCTGCGCCTGGCGGACGACCCGCTGCGCCTTGGCCAGCGGGCCGATTGCACCTTCGCCCCGGCCACCCTGGCCTCGGTCGATCCGGGTGGCGACGGCAAACCGGCGCGCCTGGAGCAGTTCTTCTTTGGCCTTGGCGGCCCCAACGGCCCGCTGCCGCTGCACATCACCGAGTACGTGCGCGAGCGCCAGCGCAACAACGCCGACAGCACCAGCAAACAATTTCTGGACGTGTTCCACCACCGCCTGCTCAGCCTGTTTTACCGGGCCTGGGCCGAGGCGCGGCCGACGGTCAGCCACGACCGCCCGCACGACGATTACTGGTCCGCCCGCCTCGCCGCCCTGAGCGGTCGCGGCATGCCGAGCCTGCTCGATCAGGGCCTGATCCCCGACACGGCGAAGCTGCATTACAGCGGCCACTTGTCGGCGCAAACCCGCTACCCGGACGGTTTGAAGGCGATCCTCGGCGAGTATTTCGGCCTGCCGGTGACGATCGAAGAGTACGTCGGCCAATGGCTGGAACTGCCCGAACGCAGCCGCGTCGGGGTCAGCGCCAACCGCCTGGGCGTGGATTTTTGCCTGGGCAGCCACGTGTGGGACCGCCAGCATAAATTCCGCATCCGCCTCGGCCCGCTCAGCCTCGACGACTACATGGGCATGCTGCCCGGCCAACAGCCGTTCAACGAGCTGGTGGCATGGGTGGCCGAGTACCTGGGGCATGAATTGGACTGGGACTTGAACCTGGTCCTGCAACAACCCGAAGTCCCGGCGCTGCAACTCAATGGCCGGTTCCGCCTGGGCTTCAACACCTGGCTCGGCAAACCCGAGCAAGACGCCAACGACCTAATCCTGGCCCGGCACTACGCCGATCACGCCACCACCTCAAGGAATCCAGAGCATGGGTGA